Proteins encoded together in one Lutra lutra chromosome 4, mLutLut1.2, whole genome shotgun sequence window:
- the TSHB gene encoding thyrotropin subunit beta isoform X2, which yields MSMTAIYLMSMLFGLACGQVMSFCFPTEYTMHVERKECAYCLTINTTICAGYCMTRDINGKLFLPKYALSQDVCTYRDFMYKTVEIPGCPRHVTPYFSYPVAVSCKCGKCNTDYSDCIHEAIKTNYCTKPQKSYVVGFSI from the exons ATGAG caTGACTGCTATCTACCTGATGTCCATGCTTTTTGGCCTTGCATGTGGGCAAgtaatgtctttttgttttccaacTGAGTATACAATGCATGTCGAAAGGAAAGAGTGCGCTTATTGCCTAACCATCAACACTACCATCTGTGCTGGATATTGTATGACACGG GATATCAATGGCAAGCTCTTTCTTCCCAAATATGCTCTGTCCCAGGATGTTTGTACATATAGAGACTTCATGTACAAGACTGTAGAAATACCAGGATGCCCACGCCATGTCACTCCCTATTTCTCCTACCCCGTAGCTGTAAGCTGTAAGTGTGGCAAGTGTAATACTGACTACAGTGACTGTATACATGAGGCCATCAAGACAAACTATTGTACCAAACCTCAGAAGTCCTATGTGGTGGGATTTTCTATCTAA
- the TSHB gene encoding thyrotropin subunit beta isoform X1 yields the protein MNQELLVWVIIRSAPQCKVSMTAIYLMSMLFGLACGQVMSFCFPTEYTMHVERKECAYCLTINTTICAGYCMTRDINGKLFLPKYALSQDVCTYRDFMYKTVEIPGCPRHVTPYFSYPVAVSCKCGKCNTDYSDCIHEAIKTNYCTKPQKSYVVGFSI from the exons ATGAACCAAGAGCTTTTAGTCTGGGTCATTATACGATCAGCTCCCCAATGCAAAGTAAG caTGACTGCTATCTACCTGATGTCCATGCTTTTTGGCCTTGCATGTGGGCAAgtaatgtctttttgttttccaacTGAGTATACAATGCATGTCGAAAGGAAAGAGTGCGCTTATTGCCTAACCATCAACACTACCATCTGTGCTGGATATTGTATGACACGG GATATCAATGGCAAGCTCTTTCTTCCCAAATATGCTCTGTCCCAGGATGTTTGTACATATAGAGACTTCATGTACAAGACTGTAGAAATACCAGGATGCCCACGCCATGTCACTCCCTATTTCTCCTACCCCGTAGCTGTAAGCTGTAAGTGTGGCAAGTGTAATACTGACTACAGTGACTGTATACATGAGGCCATCAAGACAAACTATTGTACCAAACCTCAGAAGTCCTATGTGGTGGGATTTTCTATCTAA
- the TSHB gene encoding thyrotropin subunit beta isoform X3 — protein sequence MTAIYLMSMLFGLACGQVMSFCFPTEYTMHVERKECAYCLTINTTICAGYCMTRDINGKLFLPKYALSQDVCTYRDFMYKTVEIPGCPRHVTPYFSYPVAVSCKCGKCNTDYSDCIHEAIKTNYCTKPQKSYVVGFSI from the exons aTGACTGCTATCTACCTGATGTCCATGCTTTTTGGCCTTGCATGTGGGCAAgtaatgtctttttgttttccaacTGAGTATACAATGCATGTCGAAAGGAAAGAGTGCGCTTATTGCCTAACCATCAACACTACCATCTGTGCTGGATATTGTATGACACGG GATATCAATGGCAAGCTCTTTCTTCCCAAATATGCTCTGTCCCAGGATGTTTGTACATATAGAGACTTCATGTACAAGACTGTAGAAATACCAGGATGCCCACGCCATGTCACTCCCTATTTCTCCTACCCCGTAGCTGTAAGCTGTAAGTGTGGCAAGTGTAATACTGACTACAGTGACTGTATACATGAGGCCATCAAGACAAACTATTGTACCAAACCTCAGAAGTCCTATGTGGTGGGATTTTCTATCTAA